AATCTTTGGGAAGGGCCTTGTAAGTATAAGGAACTTTCTGAGACTTGTGAATTGCTGACCTCTTTAAAGTTCCATTGGCTTCCTTAGACTTAACAAGCCCCAGGATGTTCCTATCCAGGATGGAAAATTTCAGTTTAGAGGCAATTGCTATGCAGCACTCAGCCTTGAGAACCACTAAGAGTGCATTTCAATAGAATTTGTCTTCTGTCTCCAAATGGTACCTTGTCAGATATTAAATACAACCCGCGATTCTTTTCTTGTTTCCATCTATTCCAGTTtgcttcttgttgctgtgataaacacagtGACCAAAcacaacttggggagaaaggggtCCGTTTTAGCATATAGGAGTCTATATAGTtgttcactgagggaagccaagacaggtACTTGAAACAGAAACATATGTAGCAAAGCTGCTCACTGGCCTGTTCCAAGACCCATGCTGCTTCTACACCACATGCTCATCCGCCTAGGAATagtaccgcccacagtgggctgaactGTTCTACACTAATTAGCAGTCAAGAACTTGTTTCCCTGAAATGCCCACAGGGCAGTCTGATGAAAGTAATTATTCAGATAAGATTTCCTCTTTCTAggcgtgtcaagttgacaaccaaaattTGCCACCACACCCTCCATTTATATTTTGATAGAGCTTTCCCAATGTTTTGTGAATCATTTGGTGTCCGCTGAAACTCTCCTATTACAACACAGTCCTTGGTTTTGTGGTACGCCACCTTCTAAAAGACTATTCTCAAAATCATAACCTCCCCCCCAAATAAATAAGGTTTAGAAAAGAACAGGGGCCCCTCTTTTAGCACATGCTTAGACCAGTCCAGTCTCTGCAACGTAAAGCTGTTACATAGGTTACTGCTGTCTGTCTGTACCCTCTTGAGCTCCTAGAAAGGCTTGCTTTGGCTGCTGTCTCCCTTCAAATCTGTCAGCAAGCCAAACGCCACCCCACTAGCTCTCTCTTATAAATGATGGATTTATTTGaacttttacatttttctatCTTTAAATTCTCAAATGTGCGCgctcccccacccccgtgtgtgtgtgtgtgtgtgtgtgtgtgtgtgtgtgtgtgtgtgtgtgtgtgtgtttaggccaGAAGTCGACTTCTAGGTTATTCCTCAGAAACTGTCTGCCTCTTTTCTCAGGGTCCCTGGAACCCACTGATAATTCTAGGCTGACAGACAAGACAGCAAGTCCCACGGACCCTcgcttcctgccttcctgtcacGGCATATCAAGCGCGTTGCTAACTTGACTATATTCTTAGCCCCTAGAGTCTAATGATTTAACTTAATTATCGTGAGTCAGTTTTCTCAATCACCAGAAATGTGATTTTTAGATGAGGTATGGTTATTGAAGAAGGCTCATtttgcttgttttaatttttaatactgtTTGAGGGGGGAGGGGTGCCCCTGCTCCAGAGCTTAGGTAGAGGACAGAGGACACCTTTCCGGAGTCATGGAGGTCTGAAGAGGTTGTTggactggagttactgatggttcTGTGCCGTTGcataggtactgggaattgagtCAGCCGGTGCTCTTACCCGCTGTACTGTCTCTCCAGATCCCTTTgcaatcttgttttctttctttgtttttcttttcctagtcATTTCCATCCTTTTTTCTAGACCCACACATACTTTGCCCCTATCTATCACAGGGAAAGGTTgagtctttattttaattttgaaataactTTTGTGTTTGTATTCATTTTTTCCGCCAGCAATCTTTGTTTCTAGTCAGAACTTTAAATTTCCAAATTACCGTGATTACTCTTTCATTTCTTATTGGAGTTAAATCGGGGAATTGCTCCCCTGCCCCCCACACAGCTCCCTCCAAGAGATCTGTTTTGAGTATGTTCACTGGCCAGAGATGTCTAATCTACCATTTCTGCATCCTGGGCACGAGTTGCTAGTTCAATTTCTTAGTTCACAGGTGCCCTCTTGTGTTGATACAGCGGAGTGCAGTTTAGGGAAGACATAGGCACTTTGTTTCTATAGGTTGCTGGTTCTATAGTCTTCTTAATACTTTGATACTTTGCTTCTATTATTTTGCTCCAGCCATTTCTTTCTCCCAGCATTGTCCCCCTTATAAGGTGTCTTCTAGGAAGTGTCTTCCCAACTCGCCTCTGTTCCCTCAAGAATTCTAAATCCTTTACTTGGGGCTCCCCCCAGTACTTACTGCAGACCTCAAATTGTCcgttcactaaaaaaaaaaaaaaaaaaaaaaaagcctcatgATTCATGTATGAATGGATCTTAAAAACATTATTGTTAgtgcttttgtttatttgagtTGGAGCCtgtttagtttgctttctgtttctgtgataaaacaccgtgaccaaaagcaaccccAGGAGGAAAAGGtctgtttggcttacacttcccgATCACAGACCGCTGTTGGAAAGTCAGAGCAGGACGTCAAACAGGAACGTAGCAGGAAATGCTCTCATAGATCTTTCAGAATCGTGTCTCTTGCTGGACCCCGGATCCAATCCAGTTGGCAACCAAGCTCCACCTCTCGAGTTTGAGCGTTGTGATTTGCTTCTTTGAAATCGGTCGCATTGTGTAAAGTGAAAGGCTTTTACTTCCCTTCGCCTGAGTTTGCCTGTTAACCGTCTTCTCGGTCTCTGTGTAAATAACCTGTCTCTTAACCCCCAGTGCATGCTGTAAGACTGGCTGGAAGAGAAACCCGACTTGGAGAACCTTTCGCAAATGACATCTACCAGATAGCTGATGAAATCGTGACCGCCCTGTTGCCCATCATTCAGGATAAAGCTTTTGCGTTTTTTGGCCACAGGTATTGCAAACAGCATGTGTGAGACCTGGGATAGGCGCTCCGATGCTAAAGCCCTAGAATGTTCCTACCACAGGTGGGCTTTGTGTTTTGTCAGACACAGCCTTTTCTATTTAAGGGGAGCATTGGATACTTATCTCCAATTGCAACTGTTACCGTTCTCCAATTCCTTAGGACCTACACCTCAAAGGAAGaccctatttattttttttaattaaattaaaatctatGGAAATAATATGTATTTCCCAAGACCTAATTTCAGGCCACTTAGAACTACATGGCCATGGTCTTGGACAAATTTCTTGGGCCTCTAAATTGGCTGGAGGGAGTAGTTCTTATCTATGGAGATTAAATGACCAGTgatcacagggctggagagatggttcagagattAACAGTGTGCACTGCTCTTGCTTAGGACTGGAGTTCGATCCCCACCAACCACCTGTTCACATCTGCCTATAACTCCATTCCtagagatctgctgcctctggcCTTCTTAGGCAGCTGCACTCCTCTgagcatacgtgtgtgtgtgtgtgtgtgtgtgtgtgtgtgtgtgtgtgtgtgtgtagcattggATACTTATCTCCAATAGAATAATACTAACACATTACTATTATTCTAAAAATACTTTGACCTCATAGGCCATCAGGTGGCGTCTTCGGGTGGCTGTTGCTAAAGCAActggggagaaaaggatttatttggctcacacttccacatcctAGTCCATCCTTGAAGGAAACCAGGAtagaaactcaaacaggacaggaacctagaggcgggagctgatgcagaggccatgctgcttcctggcttgctccccctggcttgctcagcctgttctcttatagaaccaggaccaACAGTctagggatggctccacccacaatgggcgggtCCATACCGTCAATCACAGTTAAGAAAGTGCTCTACAGGCCtaccttatggaggcattttcttaattgaggttccctcccctCCGgcgactctagcttgtgtctagTAGACATACTATCCAGCAAAGATCGGGTTTTGGAAATCCCTAAGTGTTCCTGGAACTACGCTGAGAACTGTTGATATAGACCGCAAAGAACAAAGTGACATGCGTCTTtaatggagaaaaggaaatatgTCAGAGCAATTTTATAAGTagcgtttttttttctttatggcaACTAGCTCCCCAAAAAATGAGACTGGGAGTATTAGATTTATTTGATAAGCTTTACGGCACAGTGGCTGAGCAGTTATTGATCCTCTGACCTAATCTAGCAATCTAGCAAAATCCCTGGGGTACTTGCATTCCAGTATTGATCTGGCTCTCTCTGCCCCAGGTGTGTTCTCATGTTGGCTCTGCGACCCTCTCCACATGGTGaaccctctcttcttctctctctctatctactCCCCTTGCTGAAATTGGAAATTCAGCCCCATTCCCTgccctgcccagtcattggctgatCTTCTTTTATTGACAATCAGAATAAACGAGACAATGTTTACACAacattgagacaggagattcttagAATAAGCATTACCGTGTCAGATATGGACGCAGAGAAGCTGGCATTTGAACAATAAAGGGATCGTCTTTACACAGTGTACAATGACATTATGCCAACAGAAAAATAAGTTCACTTCAAGCCGTTCCTTTTGTTAGTCAGCGTCCACTGCTGTAGCCAAATATTCTCGTTCTCCCCCTCTccgtccctctccccctccccctctctctcccactccctccccacctctctgtgCGCATGATGTATATGAGTGTACGAGTGTTGGTCCTTGCTTGCCGTCTACCTTTTGTTCCAGATGGGAATCGCTCAATGGCCTAAAACTTCACCACCGAGGCCAAGCAGGACCACAATTCttcaggcatcctcctgtctctgtctctcatttttGCACTGTTGAGATTTCAGGCCTGGGCAGCTGAACTCGGCTTTTTACAttggttctggggattcaaactccaCTCCTCACAAAGGCCAGGCAAGTGCTTCAccgactaagccatctcttcgATCCGAAACACTTCTTACATCAACGTGCATCGTCAGTAATATGCTTTTTGCAAACCAGTTATCACCCTGTTTAGCTTCTGCCCACCCCACAGTTAGCGCTGCGTTCGTGATACTGGGTTACCGTGAGTGTTTCCCAACGCTGTCTACCATGTCTGTCTCTCCCCTGGTTTAGTTTTGGATCCTACATTGCTCTTATTACTGCTCTGCTCCTAAAGGAGAAATACAAAATGGAGCCACTGCATATTTTTGTATCCGGTGCATCCGCCCCTCACGTAAGTTCCGGttttcctgggatgcctcagggaTGAAGAAGAGGGAAGTGGAGTACTATTGATTGGGCTTGGCTCTCCTTTTGTTTGGCCTGGCAGGAGGGTGTGGATCCTGTGAACTAATGATACCCCCTGAGGGGGTTTCTCTCTATCTCCCTTGATAAGGAGCCTCCGCCCTTTCCTTGACTATTGTCTTATGGTCTCTGTCCCTCTGAGGTAATGCtgccccttcctgctttctgtccccAGCATGTGGCTTCTGCACTTCCTCTATGTAGGCTGAGACTGGCCTAGCATTTTAAATCAGGAGTGCCGTTTGGGTGTCACTATGTTACCATGACACTTTCTTTGTCCTCCTTGATGTAAGGAGATAGGCTTGAGGTTTGGGGCTCTTGAGTTTCATGATCATTCAGCCTGTGTTTGTTGGTGTTTCAAGTCAACATCCCGGCCTCAAGTTCCTGATCTTAACGAATTGACAGAAGAACAAGTCAGACATCACCTTCTGGATTTCGGAGGCACGCCCAAGCATCTCATAGAAGACCAGGATGTTCTGAGGATGTTCATTCCTTTGCTGAAGGCAGATGCTGGCGTTGTGAAAAAATTCATGTAAGTAACAGCgatgcatgggcacacacactgtgtgtgcgtctctctgagtgtgtatgcatgagtatgtatgtctgagtgtctctctgagtgtgtgtgtgtctctgagtatgtgtgtgtgagtgtacatgtatgtctgtatgtctctgtgagtgtgtctgtgtgtataagtgcatgtctatgtgtctctttgagtatgtgtgtgcatgtctgtttctgtgagtgtgtctgtctgtctctgtgagtgtgtgtgtctctgtgtgtgtgtgtctgtctctgtgagtgtgcatgtctgtctctgtgagtgtgcatgtctgtgtgtgtatgcgtctgtctctgtgtgtgtgtctgtctctgtgagtgtgcatgtctgtctgtctctgtgagtgtgtgtgtctgtgtggctctctgagtatgtgtgtgagtgtgcatgtgtgtctctgtgggtgtatgtgtctgtctctgtgagtgtgtgtgtctgtgtgcctctctgagtatgtgtgtgagtgtgaatgtgtgtctgtctttgtgagtgtgcatgtctgtgtgtctctccaagtgtgtgtgtttgtatgtctgtctctgtgaatgtatgtgtatgtatgtttctctaaatatgtgtgtgtgagagtgtgtgtgtctctgtgagtgtgcatgtatgtgtgtctctctgagtatgtgtgtgtgagtgtgtgtgtctgtctgtctctgactgtgcatgtctgtgtgtctctctgagtgtgcatgtgtgtgagtgtgtgtctgtgtgtctctctgagtatgtgtgtgtgtgagcatgcatatgtgtctgtcattatgagtatgtgtgtgtgtgtgtgtgtgtctgtctatctgactgtctctgtgagtgcatgtctgtgtgtctctctgagtgtgtgtttgtctctgtgaatttgtatttgtgtgtctctctgagtgtgtgtgtgtctatgagtgtgtgtgtgtacgagtgtgtgtctctctctttctgagtgtgagtgtgtttctgtctttctctgtgtgaggCTTGTTggcaagcatctttttttttttttttgatgtaacagcaagaggtagctttattaaggagatcccgggtcttagcgggatcccgggtcaacacgtatctcacacaggagacagaggaatcgaccgtTGGCAAGCATCTTTGACCCTGAGGCATCTTGTTGGCCCAGAGACATAGTATCTTTAATTAATAAACAGCTTTAGAAAAGTGGATATCCATTATAAAAGAAGGAAATTGGAATTTTACTTCACACATACATTATacaataatatatgtgtgtgtatttatatatgtgcaaaaatcaaaataaattaaaaggccACTATAGAAACAAGATATCTGATATAATAAAACTTCTGAAAGAAAACATATAGGAAAAAATTTTATGATGCTATTTTAGGTCATgacttttcttaaaaaatatgacCCTGGAGCAccacaaagaaaataatcaacaaaGAGGCCTATAgatttggagaaaatatttacaaattgtGTATCTGATAACAATAAATGTGAAGTACTAACCCACGTTTGTGGAATCTATGAACatcaacacaaagacacagagagcagAATGGAGTTTAGTATTTGACAGGGCACGGGGGAGGAACGGGGAGGTGCCAGGCAGAGCAGAGAATCCAGCTTGGAGATCCACTGGACACCATGGTGAGTGTGGTTAACAGAATAGCAGCTTTTAAACGTTCACGCCCTCAAAGGGACAAGGAGGGAGATGCTATGTAGCTTCTCTTAGTCTCTATAATCTACATAGTTAtcaaaacatcacacacacagttatAATTGTCACCTTGAAAGCTTTGTCGATTTGGTGGTAGGAACCCAAGGCTTTGTTCAGCCTAAGCCAGCATTCTGCCCCTGAGATACTCTCTAGCCCTTGGATTTTTGAAATAGGATACCATTATGAAGGCCAGGTTCCCAGCGAGTTTGCTTGGTAGGCTAGACGGGTCTCGAACTTGCTATCCTCTGCCTCGGCATCCTGGTTCCTGGGATTCTGCTCCTGTGTTGCTATGCCCAGTCACAAAGAATATCGCTATGTAAGTTCAATGAGATGGTGTGCGCAAAAATTTGCCATAATCAAGACGTGCTCCGTGGATAAGCATGTCTCTCTAGAGTCCATCTTTTAAGATCAAGgcattcggggctggggatttagctcagtggtagagcgcttgcctaggaagcgcaaggccctgggttcggtccacagctccgaaaaaaaagaaccaaaaaaaaaaaaaaaaaaaaaaaagatcaaggcATTCATTCTGCCTGAGCTTTTAGGAGCCATGACTCTGAGCATGTGTATTTAATAGTCTCTGTGGTAAAATA
This genomic interval from Rattus norvegicus strain BN/NHsdMcwi chromosome 17, GRCr8, whole genome shotgun sequence contains the following:
- the Olah gene encoding S-acyl fatty acid synthase thioesterase, medium chain isoform X1, with amino-acid sequence METAVNAKSPRNEKVLNCLYQNPDAVFKLICFPWAGGGSIHFAKWGQKINDSLEVHAVRLAGRETRLGEPFANDIYQIADEIVTALLPIIQDKAFAFFGHSFGSYIALITALLLKEKYKMEPLHIFVSGASAPHSTSRPQVPDLNELTEEQVRHHLLDFGGTPKHLIEDQDVLRMFIPLLKADAGVVKKFIFDKPSKALLSLDITGFLGSEDTIKDIEGWQDLTSGKFDVHMLPGDHFYLMKPDNENFIKNYIAKCLELSSLT